DNA from Coregonus clupeaformis isolate EN_2021a unplaced genomic scaffold, ASM2061545v1 scaf0813, whole genome shotgun sequence:
aaggaggtgttggctttggggatgaccagtgagatatacagtggggagaacaagtatttgatacactgccgattttgcaggttttcctacttacaaagcatgtagaggtctgcaattttttatcattagtacacttcaactgtgagagacggaatctaaaacaaaaatccagaaaatcacattgtatgatttttaagtaattaatttgcatgttattgcatgacataagtatttgatcacctaccaaccagtaagaagccctcctgttctccactcattacctgtattaactgcacctgtttgaactcgttacctgtataaaagacacctgtccacacactcaatcaaacagactccaacctctccacaatggccaagaccagagagctgtgtaaggacatcagggataaaattgtagacctgcacagggctgggatgggctacaggacaataagcaagcagcttggtgagaaggcaacaactgttggcgcaattattagaaaatggaagaagttcaagatgacggtcaatcaccctcggtctggggctccatgcaagatctcacctcgtggggcatcaacgatcatgaggaaggtgagggatcagcccagaactacacggcaggacctggtcaatgacctgaagagagctgggaccacagtctcaaagaaaaccattagtaacacactacgccgtcatggattaaaatcctgcagcgcacgcaaggtcccccctgctcaagccagcgcatgtccaggcccgtctgaagtttgccaatgacaatctggatgatccagaggaggaatgggagaaggtcatgtggtctgatgagacaaaaatatagctttttggtctaaactccactgcgccgtgtttggaggaagaagaaggatgagtacaaccccaagaacaccatcccaaccgtgaagcatggaggtggaaacatcattctttggggatgcttttctgcaaaggggacaggacgactgcaccgtattgaggggaggatggatggggccatgtatcgcgagatcttggccaacaacctccttccctcagtaagagcattgaagatgggtcgtggcttggtcttccagcatgacaacgacccgaaacacacagccagggcaactaaggagtggctccgtaagaagcatctcaaggtcctggagtggcctagccagtctccagacctgaacccaatagaaaatatttggagggagctgaaggtctgtattgcccagcgacagccccgaaacctgaaggatctggagaaggtctgtatggaggagtgggccaaaatccctgctgcagtgtgtgcaaacctggtcaagacctacaggaaacgtatgatctctgtaattgcaaacaaaggtttctgtaccaaatattaagttctgcttttctgatgtatcaaatacctatgtcatgcaataaaatgcaaattaattacttaaaaatcatacaatgtgattttctggatttttgttttagattccgtcttcacagtcgaagtgtacctatgataaaaagtacagacctttacatgctttgtaagtaggaaaacctgcaaaatcggcagtgaatcaaatacttgttctccactgtacctgctggaacgcatacaacggctgggtgttgctatggtgaccaatgagctaagataaggcggggatttgcctagcagtgatttatagatggcctggagccagtgggtttggcgacgaatatgtagtgagggccagccaacaagagcgtacaggtcacaatggtgggtagtatatggggctttggtgacaaaacggctggcactgtgatagactacatccaatttgctgagtagagtgttggaagctattttgtaaatgacatcgccgaagtcaaggatcggtaggatagtccgttttcgagggcatgtttagcagcatgagtgatggaggctttgttgcgaaataggaagccaattctacatgattctagatttaactttggattggagatgcttaatgtgagtctggaaggagagtttatggtctaaccagacacctaggtatttgtagttgtccacatattctaagtcagacccgccgagagtagtgattctagtcgggcgggcgggaacaagcagcgttcgattgaagagcatgcatttagttttactagcgtttaagagcagttggaggccacggaaggagtgttgtatggcattgaagctagtttggaggtttgttaacacagtgtccaatgaagagcCAGATGTATAAAAAATGGTGTAGTCTAcggagaggtggatctgagagtcaccagcagcaagagcgacatcattgatatacacagagaatagagttggcccgagaattgaaccctgtggtacccccatagagactgccagaggtctagacaacaggccctccgatttgacacattgaactctatctgagaagtagttggtgaaccaggtgaggcagtcatttgagaaaccaaggctatttagtctgccaataagaatgcggtgattgacagagtcaaaagccttggccaggtcgatgaagacggctgcacactACTGTcctttatcgatcgcggttattatatcgtttaggaccttaagtgtggctgaggtgcacccatgaccagctcggaaaccacaTTGCATACCGGAGAAgttacggtgggattcgaaatggtcggtgagaGAAAGGGTatagattgtctagcccagctgatttgtaggggtccagattttgcagctctttcaggacatcagctatctgaatttgggtgaagtagaagggggggcatgggcaagttgcagtggagggtgcagagctggtggaagggggaggggtagccaggtggaaagcatggcaaGCCGTAGCataatgcttattgaaattcttgattatcgtagatttatcagtggtgacagtgtttcctagcctcagtgcagtgggtagctgggaggaggtgctcttattctccatggactttacagtgtcccaaaacgttttggagttagtgctacaggatgcacatttctgtttgaaaaagctagcctttgctttcctaactgcttgtgtatattggttcctgacttccctgaaaagttgcatatcgcgggggctatttaatgctaatgcagtacgccacacaatgtttttgtgctggtcaagggcagtcaagtctggggtgaaccaggggctatatctgttcttagttctgaattttttgaatggggcatgcttatttaagatggagaggaaagcatttttgaagaacatccaggcatcctctactgacgaaatgaggtcaatatccatcaaggatacccaggccaggtcaattagaaaggcctgcttgctgaagtgttttagggagcgtttgacagtgacgaggggtggtcgtttgaccgcagacccattacggacgcaggcaatgaggcagtgatcgctgagatcctggttgaagacagcggaggtgtatttagagggtaaattagtcaggattatatctatgagggtgcccatgtttatggatttagggttgtacctggtaggttccttgataatttgtgtgagattgagggcatctagtttagattgtaggacggccggggtgttaagcatatcccagtttaggtcaccaagcagtacgaactctgaggatagatggggggcaagcaattcacatatggtgtccagggcacaactgggggctgagggggggctgtagcaagcggcaacagtgagagacttatttctggaaaggtggatttttagaagtagaagttcAAACTGtttggacatttctaagtgaccgaaacttttgaacggtagtgtacgtttttccagcagcagactatgatctataatatcaaaagctgcactgaagtctaacaaaacagcccccacaatctttttaacatcaatttctctcagccaatcatcagtcatttgtgtaagtgctgtgcttgttgaatgcccttccctataagtgtgctggaagtctgttgtcaattttcttactgtaaaatagcattttatctggccAAACACAACTTTCCCCAAAAcgttactaagggttggtaacaggctgattggtcggctatttgagccagtaaagggggctttactattctttggtagcggaatgacttttgcttccctccaggcctgagggcacacactttctagtaggcttagattgaagatatggcaaataggagtggcaatatttattagacctaatggataaatagactagtcagtataggatacatttattagacctaatggataaatagactagtcagtataggatacatttattagacctaatggataaatagactagtcagtataggatacatttattagacctaatggataaatagactagtcagtataggatacactTTAAGTGTACATTATTGTTATTTGATAGGCTACTAGACCTAaagaggcaatctgcagttcaaacaacaacaaagttgtcaccctgccactgttttggtatatagctgagggatggggtcaaacattaaatacactacatgaccaaaattatgtggacacctgctcatcgaaaaatctcattccaaaatcatgggcattaatatggagttggtccctccttcgctgctataacagcctccactcttctgggaaggctttccactggatgttggaacattgctgtggggacttgcatccattcagccacaatagcattagtgaggtcgggcactgatgttgggcgattatgcctggctcgcagtcggcgttccaattcatcccaatggtgttcgatggggttgagatcagggctctgtccaggccagtcaagttcttccacaccaatctcaacaaataATTTCTTCatgaacctcgctttgtgcacaggggcattgtcatgctgaaacaggaaagggccttccccaaactgttgccacaaagttgggagcacagaatcgtttagaatgtcattgtatgctgtagcgttaagatttcccttcactggaactaaggggcctagcccgaaccatgacaaacagccccagaccattattcctcatccaccaaactttacagttggcactatggtaGCATTCTCCTATAGCCACCTCCTATTTGTACTGGACTCCAAGTGCATCCTCAAATCAACCAATCACTCTAATCTTAATTCCAACCCTTAGACGTCCACAGActaacccatctttcccagtataatACAATTTTACTATTTCCTTCGGGCAATACATCCTTcaccactgaacaaaaatataaacgcaacataaaacaatttcaaagatttgactgagttacagttcatataaggaaaccagtcagtacctggtgtgaccatttgcctcatgcagcgttaCACCTtaacatagagttgatcaggctgttgattgtggcctgtggaatgttttcccactcGGGTTGCtttatattggcgggaactggaacacgctgtcgtacacgtcattacagagcatcccaaacatgctcaatgggtgacatgtctggtgaatatgcaggccatggaaaaaaCTGGGAcagtttcagcttccaggaattgagtacagatccttgcgacatggggccgtgcattatcctgctgaaacatgaggtgatgacggtggatgaatggcacgacaatgggccccaGGATCTCGTCACATTATGAATAGTATAGCACGTTAGTGTGATGTTATTGGTCCGTTTTAAAGGCCAATTCCAGACCTGAATAGTATAGGGTGCTTCATTATTCGTCCCTTCCAGGGGAACTTTCAATTATTTAGAACAGCCATGGAGTGGTCTTGATGTCTCGGAATAGTTGGTTATCAATGTAATACCATAACCATCCTTCACCACACTCTCTGGATTTTCACCCTCCTTCTCTTGGAGACCGGTAAGCACCAGATTTTCTTGCTGGTGTGAAaacatgtcaactaacagaactctgctggttgtcctggtaacgaTACATAtatattcatgtcaactaacagaactctgctggttgtcctggtaacagataccagtgggCAGATCTATTTTATTTGTTCAAACTAAACTACAGCACTTACTTTGATGAGTCAAATCTgctcctttcttctcttctcctcctctcacagttccactcagcccggttgttttcctgcagtccaccagccgcacagacaacctcttcagacccagcagtaaggtgCTACTGGGAGAGGTACGACACGGGGACTCTGGGAGGGCGGAAGGGCTAGCGTTGTCCTGGTAACCATAAAGAGGGGACACAGACACATATCATTATGGATGCTGATGTAACTGTTGTCAtaaaagtgctttacagaaacccagcagcCCCGATAGAGCAAGCTGTatgctagaccagaccaagctgtaccatctggtgttctgatctggagagactcttctctgcctcgtcagcatcaggatgttgttgaggctccccagaggatccacgatagtcacgtctctctcctGTATGAACGAGAACATCAAACAGATGGTAAACATGTGACCTCAGGGTCTAAAAAATGCCTAAAATGTCTAGTTTCATCATGATAAAAAATATAGATATTGAtataaatgtaaaaagcatgtcaaacatccttcctccaaATGAAGTTTCTATGTTGTTTTTGGGCTGTCCTGGCGTGGAATCGCCtaatattaatataataataatatgccatttagcagacgcttttatccaaagcgacttacagtcatgtgtgcatacatttttacgtatgggtggtcccggggatcgaacccactaccctgggcgttacaagcgccgtgctctaccaattgagctacagaggcccaCGATTTGATTGGTCCTCATCTCGCAGCTCAGACACTTGATTCAGGATGAAGTGGAGTCAGCAGGTTTAGAGTTGAAGGATTTGTTGCCATAGAAACGTACAAGGCTAACAGGTAAGCAACCTTCAACGGTTATCCTGAGTTGAATCCAGTGAATTCAGAATTGACCAAAATCAGCTCAATAACTCCTCTATCCCACTACATAGAGTTAAACATGCTGTTCTGATGGGGTTGAATGGGGTTGATGACCGTTGAACTAAAGTTGTTGGGCATTTAGAAGTTATATTCGTCAAGAATCATTGGCTACAACTCTCTCTTATGTGTCACCAGTTTCTTGGACTTCTCCTCTGCTTTTAAACTCTTAGATGTGAAGTTCTGGACTGGTTCCCAGTTACATTTTGTGTACAAAGCGCTCCGTGAATTTCATAGGGTCCCGTGCCTTATAGCGCCAGAAAGCCccgtctgtctgctgtctgtttccATTCTCTCAGCGGACCTGACTTGAACTGTCAGGTTTCAGACCCCAACATTTGCATAGGTAGTCACGTGTCACATTTTCTGGCTATCCAGAAAAATTATCAATTATCTCTTCCTCTGAGCAAGTGAGACCAGCTTGGGAGacagctcccagtgtggaaagatatTTACCCGCTGACTTCACAAAATGATTTTCGATGTAAATGGAGTATAAAGTATCAATCATTTAAAAGTCATAAAATGCATGTACcaatcacagattgcccctttaagaattCATACAGAACTGAACAACACATTCGAGTGCAGAACTTTTTTTAGACAGTTactcactggtgttaatcagatattctgtctcctcctctttcactcccagAACGTCTTCAACCTTCTCTTTTATTGagatagcctcctcttcctcccaaaAAGGTTcgtctttcactgtaacatcctcttcttctttcacaataacagcctcctcttcctccttttttaTTCTGAAAGCATCTACCTCCTCTTCTTCCACTGTGATAGCCtctatcccctcttcctctttcactccaaacggATCTTTCTCTTCTTTCACTAAAACATCCTTCTCTTCTTTCAATGtgatatcctcctcctcctcttctttcattctgaaagcttctaccTCCTCTTCCAGTGTTCCAGCTGTTATTCCCTCTTCCACTCCAAAATGCTCCACTTCTTCTTTCAATGtgatagcctcctcttcctcctttttcattctgaaagcttcttcctctcctttcactgtaaTATCCTCCTCTTTTACGACAATGTTCATccccagagcttctttctccgtccagcagacctcctcttctttagcaggaggagagtagcttagtgagctcatggtcggggatgttagctagctagcattagctggTTAGCATTAACGACTAGCCTAGTGCCGGGCTCAATATCAATCTTAACAAGCTAACACATTTAACATCTAGCAAATGACGTTAAAGTTAAGAAGTTGATACGTAAACATAATTGTGTTTAAAACGCTGAGACTAATATACACAAGAATGAGCTTCAATGTTTCATTTTCATGTTGACTAGCAAGCTATCGAGGTGGATAAGTAGCCGTGTTGCTGTTCTTAGcatcccgtccactagattatacgtcacgcaAGAAGCACCTGAAGcctcacatcgccatctgctgactgaaTTGGGTAACGCAGTTTAACAAAAAAGATTCTGTCAAACAACGTCATAACAAATCATTTCAAAGTAAGGATTTTCCTCACTTCTTATCGGAAGAAACCGGAAACATCCGGTTTTCATGGATACACAGTATCTTCAAGTTAGCTTCCTTATACAATTTTCTTCTATTCAGatttatttaaatttttacattttagtcatttagcagacgctcttatccagggcgacttacaggAGCCATTAGGGCAGGGTTTCCCAGATTCGGTGAGTCCATACATTTATCATACTGGCGCTTGtaaccagggtagtgggtttgattcccgggaccatccatatgtacaatgtatgcatgcatgactgtaagtcgctttggataaaatcgtctgctaattgccttatattattattattgatatacctctttccacactgggagcagtggtaaggcacCTTCCATGTGTGTGTTACCACATGGActttccctaactgggtaaatatctttccacactgggattacttctttcacggcacgaacacacagagagagccaagctaacgttaactaggccATGTGAGGGAGCATTGATAACGTTTCTCTTAGGTGTGGATTCTTTCATGCTCTTTTAGTTGCCTTGAGcagtgggagcagtggtaaaGCTTCACTCCAAAGTGTATTCTCTGATGTATTTTCAGAGTCCCTAACCGGGTAAAACACTTtacacactgggagcattggaaaagCTTCTCTCCTGagtgtgtcctctcatgtgatTTTAGGCACCATATGATGAGGAAAATATCATTTCACAtcgggagcagtggtaaggcttctccctTGTGTATTATCTCATGTCTTTTCATGCTCCAACTctttaaaactctttccacactgggaacattgaaaggtttttctcctgtgtgtgtcctatcATGCATTTTTAGGTTCCCTAACTTGCTAAAACTATTTTTacactgagagcattggaaaggcttctttcctgtgtgtgtcctctcatgcgtTTTCAGGCTCCCTAcccaggtaaaaccctttccacactgtGAACATTGGAATGGTCGTtctccagtgtgtattctctTATGATCTTTCAGATGCGATGACTGAATacatctctttccacactgagaggattggaaaggcttctcccctgtgtgtgttctcaaatgcgTTTTCAGGTTCCCTAcccaggtaaaaccctttccacactgagagcattggaatgttttttctcctgtgtgtattctcttatggTCTTTCAGATTTGATGACTTGATAAATCTCTTTCCACCCTGTGAGCACTGAAAAGGTCTCTCTAAAGAATGtgttctctcatgtgatttcaggttcCCTAGCTgggtaaatctctttccacaatctgagcagtggtagggcttctcccctgtgtgcgtTCTCAAATGCGTTTGCAGGTTCACTACCCGGGTAAAACcttttccacactgagagcattggaATGGCTTTTCTCCTGTGGGTATTCTTTCATGCTCTTTCAGGTAACATACCcacttaaaactctttccacagtgggaacacTGGTGTGGTCTCACTGGTTTGGGCATctctggttcccctgaaggactcttaCCGATGTGAGAGTGAGAGTCTGCCAAAGACAAACAGCGTATCTAGTTAAACAGAGACTAGGATCatatacatttttatatattttttcattttgagCTGTGAAGCATTTTGCTATGTTGTGCACTTAATAAACACGACCCTGAATGAACCCTCCACGTGGTAAAACTGTCTTCCTCTGAGGTTTAATCCAAACTAGATCCCTCAATAACCTGAGGTCAGTGTTTTAGATTGTTTAATCCAGATCCAAATGATCCTTCGCTGTCTTTCTGATTCTGTCCCCTTCATCATTTTGAAAAGAAAATGAAAGCCAAGATTTCACCCAAATGTCATGAAACCAGACAGGAGTTGGGTTGTAATAATATAGCATATACTGTATGACGTGGCATCATAGAGATTTTCAGATTAGTCTGTGTaactctttacatttacattatagtcaatcagcagacgctcttatccagggcgatTTACAGGAGCCATTAGGGCAGGGTTTCCCAGattcggtcctcgggaccccaaagcACGTGTTGGTTGTTGCCCTAGCAACACTACACTGCATTAGGGTttaccttttactgcagtggggctaaatcagggtcacacattcttggtagtcttaaacaaatctgctttgaaacacacctcacacacattgttatgggctttaaaaaaaaaaaaaaagacacctgtaccatgtcagatatagagttggaatgtattacattagacacctgtaccatgtcagatatagagttgaaatgtattacattagacacctggaccatgtcagatatagagttggaatgtattacattagacacctgtaccatgtcagatatagagttggaatgtattacattagacacctgtaccatgtcagatatagagttggaatgtattacattagacacctgtaccatgtcagatatagagttggaatgtattacattagacacctgtaccatgtcagatatagagttggaatgtattacattagacacctgtaccatgtcagatatagagttggaatgtattacattagacacctgtaccatgtcagatatagagttggaatgtattacattagacacctggacc
Protein-coding regions in this window:
- the LOC121570325 gene encoding zinc finger protein 391-like — translated: MPKPVRPHQCSHCGKSFKWVCYLKEHERIPTGEKPFQCSQCGKGFTRVVNLQTHLRTHTGEKPYHCSDCGKRFTQLGNLKSHERTHSLERPFQCSQGGKRFIKSSNLKDHKRIHTGEKTFQCSQCGKGFTWVGNLKTHLRTHTGEKPFQSSQCGKRCIQSSHLKDHKRIHTGERPFQCSQCGKGFTWVGSLKTHERTHTGKKPFQCSQCKNSFSKLGNLKMHDRTHTGE